From the genome of bacterium, one region includes:
- the flgG gene encoding flagellar basal-body rod protein FlgG: protein MIKALYTSASGMQAQQRNLDNTASNIANANTTGYKRSRIEFQDLIYENVRIPAPTDQGTSLPVPLQIGGGTRVVASVKNFEMGTPQETGNPLDLMVRGDGFFQVLMPDGTLGYTRDGSWKLTAEGQIVNAQGLPMEPPINIPSDATSVMISPEGRVSVMTQGNTDPSEIGQIEVARFVNPAGLLSDGGNLYTQTVSSGDPLTATPGADGTGTIEQGYLEASNVKIVNEMINLITAQRGYELNSRAIRTADDMINIATQLKR, encoded by the coding sequence CATGCAGGCTCAGCAGCGCAATCTCGACAACACCGCGAGCAACATCGCCAATGCCAACACTACCGGCTATAAGCGCAGCCGCATCGAGTTCCAAGACTTGATTTACGAAAACGTGCGCATTCCCGCTCCGACGGATCAGGGCACCTCGCTGCCCGTTCCACTGCAAATCGGCGGCGGCACGCGCGTTGTCGCCAGTGTGAAGAACTTCGAGATGGGAACGCCGCAGGAAACCGGAAACCCTCTCGACCTGATGGTTCGCGGCGACGGATTCTTTCAAGTGCTGATGCCCGATGGTACGCTGGGATACACGCGCGATGGTTCATGGAAGCTCACGGCCGAAGGTCAGATCGTCAACGCGCAGGGCCTGCCGATGGAACCGCCGATCAACATCCCGAGCGACGCCACGTCGGTCATGATTTCGCCCGAGGGCCGGGTGTCGGTGATGACCCAAGGCAATACAGATCCCAGTGAAATCGGTCAGATCGAAGTCGCGCGCTTCGTCAATCCCGCGGGCTTGTTGAGCGACGGCGGCAATCTCTACACACAAACGGTGTCGTCGGGCGATCCGTTGACGGCGACCCCTGGCGCAGACGGCACAGGAACGATCGAACAGGGTTACCTGGAAGCGTCAAACGTCAAGATCGTTAACGAAATGATCAATCTGATAACGGCGCAGCGCGGCTACGAACTGAATTCGCGCGCGATCCGCACCGCTGACGATATGATTAACATTGCCACGCAGCTCAAACGCTAA